TAAAAGATCGAAAAATTCaaggttttattttataataattttcttTCTGATGTACTCTCGGCAAAGGATTAGCTGTAGTATGTAGAGGTTGTTGTGGTATGTGTAGGTTTTTGTAGTATATGTAGGTTTGATCATATTAGATAGAGGTTAGACCTCATTTTATTAGCATAAAGTTAAGCCAAGGTTTTCTCATTACCAACAGAGATGTAGGATAACTCCTTTAGTTTCTGCTCATCTCTGCTAGCTCAATTTGATCAGTACGGTTTATTATTGTTTGACCTAATGGTTATACAGGTCAGAGGATTCAGGAAATGAGGCTGACGTAGACACAGACTGGGCATCTACAGTTCCCCCTAATGACCTCGCTGTGAGGTCATCGCTCTCAAGCCAGCCTAGCCTGCACCGCCACCTCTCCAAGCTTCTGGCAGAACGACTCGTTCAAAGTGCTCTTCTGGCTGGAGCCAAGGATAACATCAGTGCTGTGGTGGTTTTGTTGCCAGGAACAAGGCTTGTCGAATTCTAAATTTTTCACTCTATGCTCTACTCATTACATTCCTGTCATGTTTGAAGATTTCTTGCTCACGCGTTACTGTGATAAATCATCGCTAACTTTGGATTCTTCCAAGTCTgccattttatttatattattgctaAGATAGTgccaatattttaatttataaataaagtaACCGGAAATActtaatacaaatttattgcataAATTCACAAACATCATAATACATGTAGGTACCTAATTTCTCTACACATTTATTAccataaaaaaacatttcattcaTATACTGTATTTATAGATTCAAGGCTTGTTTCAGGAAGGTTATTTCAGGCACTTGAAGTTTGAATCAAAGGATATAGAGTTAGTAGGTTCTTGAAGAGTTCTGCTGTCACTATTCCAACAGGTAAAAAGTAACTTTGATGTAATTCACCAGATATGGTTGCATGTTCAGCAAAGTTGTCTGCTCAATGTCTAGATGAATCAGCAGTCAAGGTTGCTCTTGAGTAGGTGTTCAGTTTCGCTGACTTCTGCTGCCCTAATCTCATCTAGTATTCCTCGGAAGGCTTCAACACTTACATTCCCTTTTGGATGTCGTTTTGCTGCCTCATCGTATATGTCATCAAATTCTTGTAGCGTCATCTGCACTCCAACATTTGAGAACACATCCCGAATCTATGATATAAACAACATTGCACATTAGATGCTTTTTAAAACTCAACTTTCGATCAAGTTGTAAAAAGACTTAAGCAgcaaattcataaaaatatttaaaggcCTGAGGCTTCATTTTATCAAGAAATTGGCAAAACGCACAGGACTGTGCATTAATTTTCACGGTGGATTCAAAGATGACCAAAAATCACCCAATATACTACTAAACTGATTTGCGGCAACACTAATTCTTATAAAATCGCGATACTTAGTTTTGTAcaaagctaaaatattttatctcaagTTGTCCATATGTCAAGCAAGATGCAACAATAACGATAGCCGCTTTCAGTACCAATGACATACAAAAAGTCAATCATATCTGTTTGGCCTCTGCTCAATACAAAAATATCAATAGTTTTTCTCGGTTTGTTACAATTGCGATTCTATGCAGCATGTTATTGTAATTTAATATACAATTACAATACATGTTATGTTTTATGTATTGTAATTGTatattatacgtatatatatattgtatatattgtattgcatatatatttctatatatataattatatataatttatattgacatatacatgtatatgcttttTTGATATACCAACCTGCTCTCTGGTCCTAGGCAAGAGGAAGTCCTGTTCATAAACCCCTCTATTGCTGTAAATAGATGGATTTACCAGCGCGTGAGATGTAGCCTCATCGCCATAGTTAGTGTGGTCTGATATACTCTTGAATCTAGGTGCTGGCAAATCGTGGCGGATTGTTGGAACTCCATACTTTCTCCATCCTAGCAAAAAGCTCTCCGGTGTTAGCATTGATAACTCAAATCGTTCGCAAATATCACTTTTTAGTTAAGATAAAAAATCAGGTTCCTCATTTACAACCACCATTTTTACTTGACCCAATCAAGTGGAAGCTTTTTTGTCTAAATAATAATTTGGTTATGGATCGTTAAGTCATGTCTAATTGGTTGTTTACAAAGATTGGTTATGGATCGTTAAGTCATGTCTAATTGGTTGTTTACAAAGATTGGCTATGGATCGTTAAGTCATGTCTAATTGGTTGTTTACAAAGATTGGTTATGGATCGTTAAGTCATGTCTAATTGGTTGTTTACAAAGATTGGCTATGGATCGTTAAGTCATGTCTAATTGGTTGTTTACAAAGATTGGCTATGGATCGTTAAGTCATGTCTAATTGGTTGTTTACAAAGATCGGTTATGGATCGTTAAGTCATGTCTAATTGGTTGTTTACAAAGATCGGCTATGGATCGTTAAGTCATGTCTAATTGGTTGTTTACAAAGATTGGCTATGGATCGTTAAGTCATGTCTAATTGGTTGTTTACAAAGATCGCCTTATCATAACATCGATTAGTATAGATGctaataccaatatatattatatcatgcatgtatattaatattattatatattatgttaaaaCCATTATACATTATGTCATTActtgtaataatataatcaaAATCTATTTGTTTTAATTGCTGTCTTACCTCTGCTTGATAGGCCTCCTCCACCATTGATCACTGCTGAGCTTGTCCTATGCCCTCCTACTATAGCATCCAACTGTTTCTGTAATCTTCCTGGAGTTGCCTCTCTACTACTCTGCACTCTCTGTGTTCCATCATTGTCTTCTACAATCTATTAACAATCCATCTTTGAGTCTTTTCAGAGTCTTTTCACAGCTTCTGTACTAATAACTGAGATATCTGTTTTGCCATTGCAGTTTTTATCTATCAGCAGCAGAAAACCTGCCTTTTTTCATCAGTAATGTATTATCTCACAAATCTTCAtcatattatttactataataagagctgtccAAAGCCACACTTTGACACTCGAAACAAAACTCACAGGGGAATCAAGCTCGGACATTCAGCTTAGCAGCCAGACAGGCTTCCATCTGCGCCCCTCTATCACCTTGCTGTATATGGGTATAACTGTGCacacagttattacacatgatgatctctcacaacacaccagactgccaggtaACTAGTGACGTATAATATAAccaatatatattatcatagaaggctaaacaatttaaacaaaataaaaaactgataaGTTTCTGAAAATAGATCTGCCCTTAGACGTTATTTAACATgcaggtattttttaaatttttcttttgcaaTGAAGACTCGAACACACATACCTCTGCTTCGGTAACACCACTTGGCATGTTGTAGTTGAGGAAGTTGGCAAACTCCATATAATCTATGAATCCATCTTTGTCTACATCACAATATTCCATAACCTGAGCAAGGAGCTCAGGCTCCGATGGCAGGCTATACTGCCAACACGCTGTGTTCAGGTCCTCAAGGCTTATCCTCCCTTTGTTCTCCTACAGTCAATATATTGGAATGACAACTACAAATGACAGATACTCGAACACTTGACAGGTGGATAAGTGAAGCACAGATTCTCATTCGACTATCAATTCCGTGGCTCATTAGTTTTTATCTAAACAACTGTCACACTAAGACCTAACAAATTGAaagaaattataaataaaaagccTTGTTGATGGCTTACATGTATAAACATTTCCATCCATAATAAACTTTGCAACATAATTTCTTATTTGTTGCCAACTTTGCTATTGCCTATTCAGAAAGTATATAAACTCACTTGTATACCAAAAGTTAACGTACTAACATTGATCTACTAACATCCACAGAGAGAGATACTACTAACATTGCAGTCTTTcttatacatattaataatagtcttttagtatcataaaacgtttttgtttttaatgttatatttcgGAATTTAAAAACCCGACtgaattaatttattaaattaatataaaacagACTATCACTAGTTTGGACAGGTTAGGCACTACAACAATTTATAATTGTCATATACTAGATGTTACTATTTCATTCAAACCAAAAGTTGAATTTCGACCACTACTATTTAAAGGTTGCAGACATTGAATAAAAGTTATCTTACCTTGTCATAGAACCTGAAGGCAGCCAACAGAttgtcaaagttttgatagTTGGCTTTCATAAGCTTCTGGCGAAGTGCGGCTACGACTCCACGCTGATGATCTCTTCCTCTGAGGTACTTGCCAGCGCCTCTACCATGCAGCAAGTCTCCTGCTCCATACTGATCAGGTTTCACCAGGATGCCAAATGTGTGGTCAGGTCCAACATTCATCGTTTCTTTAATTCTGGAATCATTGCTTATTCATTATATTCTACTTGATATCATTAAATATAACAGGAAAACATTGTTTTAGAGATTTATGAGTGTCAAAGCGCATCATTGTCGTAGCTGTCCACCATGTACTAGTTCACTGTGATTTCAGTGATGAGTGTAACTTGTGCATTTAGGAAAAACTTCAAACAATTACAAGCTTACAGCGACTAAAGCGAAATAGCAGATGGTGATTTCATTTAACCTTCTATAAGTATTGCAAGACAATTTTTACTGTTCTTGAGCTAATTTTTTTGTAGATGATTTTGATGAAACTCCCAACATGGTTTTTGTGACCTTTTATTGAGTGAAACACGACAGGCTGTAGTAGCTTATTCTTAAGCCGTAGGGCATCCTGAATGAGTTCGAATGTTTGAACACTAAATGTTTCAAATTTTCACACTGTTCCTATCAGACATGAATTGCTTTAATGCATTTTATCAAAAAGCTTCATTTGTAATCTTTTTAACAACTGTTCTAGTCTGCAATTTTTGGCTTCTTATTTATATTCTATTTTTTGGCATTCTTGGTAATTTGGTATCCTTTTTACTGAGCttcatttattacatttgtaaCTTTTGCTGCCAGCGTTATTCTCATATAAACCATGTTAtgtgttttattaaaattatatatgaaagAAATTAGCTCAAACACAACAAAGGTTGTCTGGCAGCATCTCTAGAAGGTTATGCAAAATAGAACCAAAATttgctatatagctatatatagctctatatatagctatatatagcttTTTGTGTGATAAGAAtgttatagttattataattgtGAATTCACCTTTTCTTATTGAAGTACATGCATACTGATTATGGAATCTTATTTGTAAGATGTACAATTTCAGTTCTAATTTAATTTGGGtgtgtaaaaaaaattatcaccAAGCAACTTTTCGTATACAACAGCTTTAAGGACTAAACTAACGGTAGATGAAGATGATAACTTTGCTGCACCTGCGATACACCAAAGGATAgtttcaaaaacaaaataaactacATTTTCAGTTTGTAAATTACATTTTGAGAAAACctttaaaaatgagaaaagggTTTGTTTGCGCAACATGCCAATCTTTACTTACGGATCTCTGGTCTGGCCAAGTTGGTCTTGGTATTTCTCTCTCCAGTCATCCAGACGTTTGTTAATAACCTTGGCAGCCTTTTCCGTCTGCAGCTCGTGCACCCATTTCAGAGACTTGTAAGTCATTGAACCAGCATTATCGTGAGGTGTTGGGTGTCCAAACTGTGTTTTGTTTGAATAGTGTCCAGTAGGGTACTTCCTGGTAACTTGCTCTCCTGGATCGTAATCTTTGTGAGAGAAGACATACATATCATGGCCGTCCGCGCCCTCCTCCTGCACTTGAGTGTATGGTTTTGGTGGACTCACTAATTCACCTGCACTGCCATCTGCAAAACAGCAAAGAAAGTCCGTTACATATTCAATCAATAACAGGTAAAGCTGATTACTTCAGCCATGCAGACACAAATCCTAATTATATGAACCCATTTTCTGCATAATAATTGTTGGTTAATTGTTAGCAGTTCTTCtgtcacaaaatttttatttccgCTTTCCCTTGAACTTTTGACCTTTAGTTAATTTCTGTAGAAGTAAAAAAGCATCACTGATCAGCCTTTGTCTGCTGCTGGTTTTGCAACAAATGTTTAATTCTTATATATTGTCAATTCTGAAAATAACAATAcacaaacaataatattaaatttACCACCACTGATCAGATTTAGAGATTTCTCAGAAAAGAAATTGACCAAGGTTTGCTGGGCGTAAAGTAACGGTTTGCTGTACAGTTGAATCTAAGAGAATTGTTATACCTTTTACAGTGACAACTCCATATGTGAGATCCTTCCAAGGATAGCCCTTAGGAAAGCCTACAGCCTGGTTGTGCGACTTGCCCAAAGGTCCTGTTTGCTTGGATTTGTACAAACCCGACTCGATCTTATCTATCTGATGCTGTTTAAAGAGAGGCTTAAGAGGTGGGTTAACCATATCTCCAGCAGTGTCTGAGGGTTGAGTATTCACTCCGTGTGTCATGCGTTCTGCCCATTGCAAATGAGGATCTAAGGCTTTGCCATAAAATACTCTCCTTTTTCCAGCATCTGGTGCAAATGTGGCTCGGAATCTTCTAATTGTATCAGGGGATGTTGGCTAAAAAGTGTCggtcaaaataataataatgactgcACTAATAATACCTGAAGTAATAATACGAATACAGCAGCAACGAATAGACATAAAACATCACACAGAGTTTTACAATATCTTTAGGATATTATAAAAGAattcaaaattaataaaagaCTTATTGCATTTTGTGACAATGATAATGTAGTCAGCAAGTTTGAAGAAGAGAAtaacctttttaaaacagaatTATGAAACTCTTTTGCCGCTTTATAATTTGTAATTTGGAACAAGAAAtgctgattttaaaatatgaattcGATTTGATGACTAATAATGATGGGCCAATGATGACATCATTTCAGTTCAGACCAAATCATTAGCCTCAGTACTAATAATGTGGTTTATAATCTACTTACATAGATCTGCCAactacagaaaatttatttgtattaatagGCCCAATGATTATAATGTATCTGGACAGACCTGCCAACTATTTAAAATCTCATTTCACATATCTGCCATGTGTACATATGACTATGTAActttacacaaattatatcgaggatgatgactcatcaaactgttataagtttttttgataaagtattttgatagtatatattataaaatcctTTGATATTACGCAGAACTATTTGTTGTGGACAAAGATTCTAAACTAAAACAATACCATGAGCACTCAGGCTTATGAAAGCCATCTACTTGTTCCTTTACATATTCAATCTCATGAATATTAATGAGGAGTTGGAATTTCAGGCTAAAATTATCGCACTGTATTaattgtaacatacatgtagttatagcACTATATTTAGTGTGCTATTATTATCACGCTATAACTCTTGTACTGCAAATATTCCATTATAACTACTGCACTATTAATATTACACTGCAGCTATTGCATTATAGTTATTGCACTATAGCTAATGCACTGTAGTTATTGCACTGTAGTTATTGCACTATAGTTATagcactatatttttgcactatAATCATTGTAGTGCAAAAAATTGTAGTGTAGCTATTGCCCTATAGTTGTTGCACTATTGTTATTGCTTTATAATTATTGTACTGTAGCTATTGTCATATAATTATTGCACTGTAACTATTGTATTCTAGCTATGGTAGTTTAGCTATTGGATTATAGCTATTGGCTAAAAAAAGTGACATGGAACAAACTTATATTACTGACAATCACAACATAAATGTCTTCAACTTAACTAGGACCAGTTTCTACAAGGCGTAACTCTAAATATTAGGTACAATTTCTTATGTGGAGATAAAAAAAAGTATAAATTTATGAGGTTTTACAAAGCATAATTATGTGATTTATTGCTCTATTAGGGTTTCTAAGAATTTACCAACCTGTtaactgcaaaagaaaaatgtaacttggAAACTCATCAAAGCCAAATTTGTCATTTATAAACTAATTCACAGTTAAGAACACCAATGTATTCCACATGTCTTACGGTGTATATTTGGTAGCCTAATAAATACACTGTACAACGATATGAGTTTGTCACTTACCCTTGCAGCCGGCTTTAGGCATTGAACGGCGGAATCTCCTGCAGCTGTCAATTTGCCCgcctaaaaataaacaattagtAACTAATTAAGTGATTAGCCACATCACCTGCAGTAAAGACTTTAGCGGCAGAAGCTTAATTGCACAACaattcacatacatgtagctattagTTTAATGAATGCTTAATGCCATTCTGGGTTTCATTCATACCGGCGTGAGAAATGGTGATCTGTCTGTAAACTTTCCATTATAGATTCCTTGTAGCTGTGAGCAATCTGCGTCTGTTGTGCTTTGCTCGCCAGTAATTGGTGGCAAACGAGTCGCTTCTACCGCTGCCATAacagttttatagtttgtacTGCAATAGCCTTTCAGCTAAACTTCGTGCTAGTGTTAAATTTAGTTATATATTTGAGCTTTTGTTTGattatattactaaattaattaataaacCTAAGCAAAAAACGACTGGAGAGCTATGACCTTCCTCAGATTAACGCCTCGCGTAGAAGTTAATCTGTTTATTATGATTTTTATGAGAAATGTTGTTGAAGTGTTGCTAAGGTACGTTAGTTACAATTAATGTCAAGGACATATAGCATGAGCTTCCGCGAAATGACGTCGGCAGTTTTTGTGGGCAAGGAAGCGTCGAGATACATCGATTTTCCTGTTCTGCAGTGTTTGAGTAATTTTTAATAGAAGTCTAGTTTATAGATTTGTGATTATAAGTGTGATAATCAATGCACTTTTTAatgatatgtttttatttagtgcattttaaaaacgtgttcaaaaacatttttttaaataaagttcaGTCGCGCAAACATAAAATTACTCGTGATAAGTAGTAGGTGGTGTTGTCTGTACTTCTAGTGGCACTACCAGAAGTAGTAAATTTTCTTgacaaataattattaaaaactaaaagaTAAAACATCTCCTTACAACAAGTTTCAATTTCGTGTCCTTTTTCGTTTGGCTTGTTAGTAGATGGCTGTGATCTTTTAAACTCATTTCATTCACTTATTTATATAACGTTTGGTAAGTAAACCTGTTTCCATTATATTTGGAATAAATGTTATACGCACCTACACGCGTTCAGTTTCTTTGTACTAGCTCACCAAGAtgtgcaaaatttgaacagtttATTGTTTAATCAGTGTCGCAGTTATTGGCGGTACTGTGGTATCTGTAAATGATTGATCGAGTAGTTAGTATCTTTTTAGTCATATGTTTAGTTATGCCTtgttagcaaatttatttgttGCTCTATGGTACGAGCAACCTGTTGATTGATTTATCAGTTGTATTTTGAAAGTCATTAATGGTTAGTCCTGTGTTTTATGACATTTACTATTAACAAAACCAATATATATACCTTTGGTGACCGGAAAAAAAATTATAGGTTGTCTAAAAAGAACTTTCGACAGACAATTCATTGTTCTGTTGCACTTCAACAATTTTTAATGcaggaaaatatttttataatgatTATATAATTAAACCTTATTTTACGTATTCATCTGTAGTTAAATTGTACGCGATTTCGAGTTGATATTTGTTGCAATAAATTAATACTTGTAATGTTTGCTAACAACTTGTATCTGGACATTTATACTACTTTTCAATTTTTAGCTCACTAGTTGGAAGCTTTTCAGTATTTTTGCAAAAGGTGGCATTGAAAATAAATCTGATCTTCTAACGTAATGCTCAAATTCTTGTGCTAGTCtactcaactatgaaaaacagtCTGACTCATTCAGGAGCTGGAGTcacttaaattttaaataaggCTGATTAAGGAATGGCAACTGGCAATTAAAGCACTAATTTTGGAGAGCCCATAGTTTAGCAGTTGTTACATAATGTCAACTGATAAGCATCGATAAATAAACTTGCAATATTGAAAAATCTTCCTGCTAGTTGCTTTAGCTGATAATTATTCATTTGATCAAGCATTACCTTCTAAAAAATTAACGTTTtagctatttcctgttttatttTCCAGTAATTCCCCTTTTGTTGACTAACCCACATGAAATGAAGGGAAAATTGGTCGTTGAAAATCACATGTCCAATGTAACTGATGGCCTGGATACACCTGGCTGCACCTACTTTAACTTTTTGATACAGAAGTCATCTCCTACTCCAAGCTTATGATGGCAGAAAATTAAATTCAACTCCTGTTTCACCATGTCATTGATAACACAATCAATATCATACTTGCAAGCCTAGACTATCTCCGATGGAAAATCACAGTTCCCATAAATAGTTACAAGCGTGATGCCGGCAGTAAATTGTTTCTTGAGTAATGCTTAAGTTATATGTTGGTCTGACTGATAACACCTAAAATCTTGTGTCAGTTACTTTGATAACAGAAGAATCTTCGAATTACTCACTTGTGCCATAATTTGTTTAACAAAccataacaaataaatttgcactaattttgtttaatataattGCTCACAATCTAGTTGTTGAGGAGTGATGATGGTTTTATAAAACCAGAGCCGCTTCCCAATAGGATGTAATGAGGCATTGTATATCTTTTTCTAAATATGAccaaaactttgtttttaacGTTTGGAGACGCAAATGAAAATTAGTTTCTTTTAATATCATAGTCAAGGTTGGTTTGACATATATCATCGACATATATTGTCGATAGATATTATATTTTTGGGTAATAAAtcaatatttgtgaaaaatatcCATTTTATTATTCCGTTTTCAccttacaactattgctaacagtctaaaaatgctaaataacaCCTAAAATCATCAAGCACTTGCATACTTGCCTATTAGGCTTACCCAACACAGACAAACAAAGACATCCAGACCAAGGAGGTGACATTGGCTAGACCAATTAATTGGAGAATTAGTGTTTGAGATGAGAAGAGTTTTTTAGATCTAAATTGTATTCCTTCATCCCAGTACTATCTCCCTAACCTGATTATCTCATCTCATGTtgaactgttatattttattgcctcATTGGAAGACCAGCCTGCTGAAAACCCTTTGAACTTCATAATCCATGATTTTGAATTGAACAATCTGACACCCAGAAACAAAATTGTAAGCACATTAGACTGACTCACTGAGATGACAGTAActcatctcatcattttctgtaaaaGTCTTTCAATGAATAACTTCAAAATATTCTGGCTCAgcataaaatctataaatatgatgatataactCTGACGGCTAGTGTTGAGTGTGTGTTTTCATCATGCGGACTGGTTCACAGCAAGTTGAGAAATCGTCGGTGTGGTGAAGGCTGGCAAGCtggttttttttacaaataccCAAACTAGACAAGAGTAGGATATTAGAACATGGTTGGACTATCATAGTGTGCATTTACtatttgcactattttgtttgcacATTACAATGCATTCATGTCATGATTTCCAATTCAATGTTTGACAagcattttcatatttataaatactattattatactattacaATAAATCAAGTGTTTAGTATTAAACATTGCTGACTGATCCCATACAacatataaaatacatcaatcacAATGTAAACATCATACAGGTTCAACCTAGCTtcaaatttgtttcaaaaatgtcatttgtttcaaaaatatcataaatatcaaaaatatcaaCAAATGTCATGATATATACCAGTGatatatttcttaaaatatcaatatttttgccAACGCTGATCACAGTGAATGAGTTGAAAATGCGAGTAACTGAAAAGCATATTATTTACAACTGCAAGATTCAGTTTGAAAGATCTGATCTATTGGTAGCTGGAACACTTGAGTCATTTTGAATTTGATCTAATGAACATGACGAACCATGTCTAAAGCAGGCTAAACCAAATTCATTGTTTTTAGTCAATTCTATAAATGTAACATTTTCAGTTTAAATTGTTGAAGATTATAGAACTATTGGTAATGTATTTTTGGCGGTCTGAATGAGACTAAAATAATCACCCCCCATGTGGAGCCCTTGTTGGTTGCCATCGGAAGCTATTGCCTGTGTTTTGATGGGCAGCTTTCGTTTGTATTTTCTTTGGTTCATTGCAAGTTAGCTGTGTTCAAACCGCTAGTTATCCAATAATCTATTTGAGCAAATTATTAGTTTTGATTAACAGCAACCGTTTTGCACTTCTCTTGTGTTTGCTATGACTGTGTTTGTACACAATGAATTTTACTCAAGTTCCATGGTTTTTCTCATGTAATTTTATTGCCAAGTTTAGCTTGCCTAAGATCATATACATTTAACCCGTGAAGTTTCACTTTACTTCCAGTACCTGTTGCTCCCAggatttatttatgttaaatgtTTGACAGATAAAAGGCCATGGCAGCAAGGAGTGGCACCGCCCAAAGGCCAAACGGATCTAGCCAAGGAAAAATATGTCAATTTAAGCTGGTATTGTTAGGAGAGTCAGCTGTTGGCAAATCAAGTTTAGTCCTTCGATTCGTCAAAGGACAGTTTCATGAGTATCAAGAAAGCACTATCGGTGGTATgcaaaatagttgtttgtgtTCTCACTGAGTATTGTAGATAAAATTGTTTCTCCTAAAGTAGAAGCATTTCGTGATTGAATTTCT
Above is a window of Watersipora subatra chromosome 3, tzWatSuba1.1, whole genome shotgun sequence DNA encoding:
- the LOC137391214 gene encoding EF-hand domain-containing family member B-like — protein: MAAVEATRLPPITGEQSTTDADCSQLQGIYNGKFTDRSPFLTPAGKLTAAGDSAVQCLKPAARPTSPDTIRRFRATFAPDAGKRRVFYGKALDPHLQWAERMTHGVNTQPSDTAGDMVNPPLKPLFKQHQIDKIESGLYKSKQTGPLGKSHNQAVGFPKGYPWKDLTYGVVTVKDGSAGELVSPPKPYTQVQEEGADGHDMYVFSHKDYDPGEQVTRKYPTGHYSNKTQFGHPTPHDNAGSMTYKSLKWVHELQTEKAAKVINKRLDDWREKYQDQLGQTRDPIKETMNVGPDHTFGILVKPDQYGAGDLLHGRGAGKYLRGRDHQRGVVAALRQKLMKANYQNFDNLLAAFRFYDKENKGRISLEDLNTACWQYSLPSEPELLAQVMEYCDVDKDGFIDYMEFANFLNYNMPSGVTEAEIVEDNDGTQRVQSSREATPGRLQKQLDAIVGGHRTSSAVINGGGGLSSRGWRKYGVPTIRHDLPAPRFKSISDHTNYGDEATSHALVNPSIYSNRGVYEQDFLLPRTREQIRDVFSNVGVQMTLQEFDDIYDEAAKRHPKGNVSVEAFRGILDEIRAAEVSETEHLLKSNLDC